The following are encoded in a window of Acidimicrobiales bacterium genomic DNA:
- a CDS encoding calcium/sodium antiporter, whose amino-acid sequence MNPGSMLTFAAGVAVLILGAELLVRGATRIATRTGLSSVVIGLTVVAFGTSTPELAVSASAALDGNGDIAIGNVVGSNIVNVLLILGISAVIGGGLVVAQRIVRIDVPLMIGAALLVMGLSTGGVISRPEGLILAGLLLAYTVWTVRSARREDPAIVAEYDDAFDPDTLRRAPVVADVALVLVGLTALITGGRWLVSAASTIATDLGASDLIIGLTVVAAGTSMPELATSVIAALRGERDIAVGNVVGSNLFNLLGVLGVSAALAPQGLAVLDSARSFDLPVMTVVAVACLPVFVSGHLLTRWEGAVFVAYYLAYVTYLVLDAVDATSFEPFRIALVAFVAPLTVLTLVVVAVRGRRPVI is encoded by the coding sequence GTGAACCCGGGCTCGATGCTCACCTTCGCCGCGGGGGTCGCGGTCCTGATCCTCGGCGCCGAGCTGCTGGTGCGGGGGGCGACCAGGATCGCGACCCGCACCGGCCTGTCGTCGGTGGTGATCGGCCTCACCGTGGTGGCCTTCGGCACCTCGACCCCCGAGCTGGCGGTGAGCGCCAGCGCCGCCCTCGACGGCAACGGCGACATCGCCATCGGCAACGTGGTCGGCAGCAACATCGTCAACGTGCTGCTGATCCTGGGGATCTCGGCGGTGATCGGCGGCGGCCTCGTCGTGGCCCAGCGGATCGTGCGCATCGACGTGCCCCTGATGATCGGCGCAGCCCTGCTGGTGATGGGGCTGTCCACCGGCGGGGTCATCTCCCGACCCGAGGGGCTGATCCTCGCGGGACTCCTGCTCGCCTACACCGTCTGGACGGTGCGCAGCGCCCGGCGGGAAGACCCGGCGATCGTCGCCGAGTACGACGACGCGTTCGATCCCGACACCTTGCGGCGAGCTCCGGTGGTGGCCGATGTGGCGTTGGTGCTCGTCGGCCTGACCGCCCTCATCACCGGTGGGCGCTGGCTGGTGAGCGCCGCGAGCACCATCGCCACCGACCTCGGGGCCAGCGATCTCATCATCGGCCTCACCGTCGTCGCCGCCGGCACCTCCATGCCGGAGCTGGCCACGTCGGTCATCGCCGCGCTCCGGGGCGAGCGCGACATCGCGGTCGGCAACGTCGTGGGCTCGAACCTGTTCAACCTGCTGGGCGTGCTCGGCGTCAGCGCCGCGCTGGCACCGCAGGGCCTCGCGGTCCTCGACTCGGCCCGCTCGTTCGACCTGCCGGTGATGACCGTGGTCGCGGTCGCCTGCCTGCCGGTGTTCGTCAGCGGGCACCTCCTCACCCGCTGGGAGGGCGCGGTCTTCGTCGCCTACTACCTCGCCTACGTGACCTACCTGGTGCTCGACGCGGTCGACGCCACCTCCTTCGAGCCGTTCCGGATCGCGCTCGTGGCCTTCGTCGCTCCCCTCACGGTCTTGACCCTGGTGGTGGTCGCGGTGCGCGGCCGACGACCCGTGATCTGA
- a CDS encoding DNA repair exonuclease, whose protein sequence is MKLLHCADLHIDSPMVGLTRYEGAPVERMRSATRRAAENLVQLALDRQVDVVLVGGDIFDGRWKDANTGLWWNRQLGRLVDSGIEVFIVHGNHDADSVITHRIQPPPGVHVFGVDGPTTVVSDDLPLAVHGQSYATAATTTDLAAGYPAPVPGVVNVGLLHTSLDGREGHARYAPCTPGELAAKGYALWALGHVHAREHLEVDGTHLLVPGNTQGRHAREPGEKTVSIIDTDGEAVRSVEHVPVDVVRWARVTVDRGGLDDLDAMAAAVVDRVVDEWEQAGRPLAVRVELAGDGPPPRIEHLRTQVVADLAHRSDGDIWLEKLAVRTNLLGEPPPISSEAIAAVVGSVDAAATDDDAVAHLAELLSPLQQRVSGALALMPDDEVPSSLTSPAVVRRYLPAARERLVAHLQGRG, encoded by the coding sequence ATGAAGCTGTTGCACTGCGCCGACCTGCACATCGACAGCCCCATGGTCGGTCTCACCCGCTACGAGGGTGCACCCGTCGAGCGGATGCGCTCGGCGACCCGGCGCGCGGCCGAGAACCTGGTGCAGCTGGCCCTCGACCGTCAGGTCGATGTCGTCCTCGTCGGGGGCGACATCTTCGATGGCCGCTGGAAGGACGCCAACACCGGCCTGTGGTGGAACCGCCAGCTCGGTCGTCTGGTCGACTCGGGCATCGAGGTGTTCATCGTCCACGGGAACCACGACGCCGATTCGGTCATCACCCATCGGATCCAACCCCCTCCCGGGGTGCACGTCTTCGGCGTCGACGGACCCACCACCGTGGTGTCCGACGATCTGCCCCTCGCCGTCCACGGCCAGAGCTATGCCACCGCGGCCACCACCACCGACCTCGCTGCCGGCTACCCGGCTCCGGTCCCTGGGGTGGTCAACGTCGGGTTGTTGCACACCTCTCTCGATGGTCGCGAGGGCCATGCCCGCTACGCGCCCTGCACCCCCGGTGAGCTCGCCGCCAAGGGCTACGCCTTGTGGGCGCTGGGTCACGTGCACGCCCGCGAGCATCTCGAGGTCGACGGCACTCACCTCCTCGTTCCCGGCAACACCCAGGGTCGCCACGCCCGCGAGCCCGGCGAGAAGACGGTGAGCATCATCGACACCGACGGCGAGGCCGTGCGGTCGGTCGAGCACGTGCCCGTCGACGTGGTCCGGTGGGCCCGGGTGACGGTCGACCGCGGCGGCCTCGACGACCTCGATGCCATGGCCGCGGCGGTGGTCGATCGGGTCGTCGACGAGTGGGAGCAGGCGGGACGACCGCTGGCGGTGCGGGTCGAGCTCGCCGGCGACGGGCCGCCCCCTCGCATCGAGCACCTCCGCACCCAGGTCGTGGCCGACCTCGCCCACCGCTCCGACGGCGACATCTGGCTCGAGAAGCTCGCCGTGCGAACGAATCTGCTGGGCGAACCACCGCCGATCTCCAGCGAGGCGATCGCCGCCGTCGTCGGCTCGGTCGACGCCGCGGCCACCGACGACGACGCGGTGGCGCACCTCGCCGAGCTGCTGTCGCCGCTGCAACAGCGGGTCAGCGGGGCCCTCGCGCTGATGCCCGACGACGAGGTGCCGTCGTCGCTCACCAGCCCCGCCGTGGTCCGCCGCTACCTTCCCGCCGCGCGCGAGCGGCTCGTCGCCCACCTCCAGGGGCGTGGCTGA
- a CDS encoding AAA family ATPase, giving the protein MRLETLTLEHFGHLRDHRVELGTPPGALRFVVGPNEAGKSTIRAGVRAALFGVAGASVQGTPKAAVRLRLDYTSGVGDPGRLVRHGGREPRDAHGRAIDADELAKLFEVTPELFDTLFSLGHHELRAYGSQLLQADGSLGAILFGAALGGRAVHDTLDVLQRGYEALFAPKAKRRRINELLADLREVETELQAVAVSADTWAELTDQRRHALDRLEELRRAKVGVATERHDIQRLRSIAPMLVKRSGLEHQLVDLLAAGPVATSAQAQAIDAALDGRSGAVNRIDELRAEVARVRRQHDEVPADDSALGVEAEIEHLAERLTQLRTDLADIDRLDRALADAPSAGDLRVLREAMTDTEGAAAALDGLAETDRRLASLDADITTRLTRLGLAAGDRDEVLALDVPSEAAIDEARSGAEQRRAQRQHLLAQLDKTRRHLDTTTAEIAELRAGGDVPSIDHLHAVRAERDQAWALARARLVGEVHPGDDPARNAEEVADLVADRIAASDTVVDDLMADTDRATQLGALQATEAGARSEVARLEGDIDALDAEVREAAHAWTGLWRSVGTTPEDPGEGVAWRSEWGKVCELIASWNQVGAEAGTRRDAVGVATERIRAALAGIGETAGPDAALPSLRARAQELLTAADERRADEARLGEARHRVAEVRERLEPLLSLLGSAAHRRADDAIAALRDLRDRQRRDRQLRDDLSSQLDQLEEQLQVAGAERDRHQHELDELARQLGVDADALPDVSERSAQVVELRRQLDDNEALVVESGGGLDLDALLDRSRAAGDDAALAGRLTDLDEQLQRHDTEVERFSRQLGQLEVDLDRIDGGDAATDIETRRQEILAELGEAVEEYAVLRVAHGLLEQVVADAGSGRHDQLLARASHYFAVLTNGSYTGLEVEAHGDQNHAVALRADGSRLYPAALSDGTLDQLWLALRLAGIEHHLHSLGPVPVVVDDVLVHFDDHRSSAALEALGELAQHTQVVVLTHHPHTVELARARLGDQQVLVTQLASRPAEAPATVTYIGQADAAASPPPSVPAPPPGTPAARRAGSDDASAERLPGLADDDRDRLVRALSTTEWRAKSEVLDRSGVNERRWGALIRSLVADGVVEQDGIKRGARYRLVPTGDQSSENGG; this is encoded by the coding sequence ATGCGCCTCGAGACGTTGACCCTCGAGCACTTCGGGCACCTCCGCGACCACCGGGTCGAGCTGGGCACGCCACCGGGGGCGCTCAGGTTCGTGGTCGGGCCCAACGAGGCCGGCAAGTCCACGATCCGGGCGGGGGTGCGGGCCGCCCTGTTCGGGGTCGCCGGGGCCTCGGTCCAGGGCACGCCCAAGGCAGCGGTGCGGCTCCGGCTCGACTACACCTCGGGTGTCGGTGATCCCGGCCGGCTCGTCCGCCACGGGGGGCGCGAGCCACGCGACGCACACGGTCGGGCGATCGATGCCGACGAGCTGGCCAAGCTGTTCGAGGTCACCCCGGAGCTGTTCGACACCCTGTTCAGTCTCGGACACCACGAACTGCGTGCCTACGGGTCGCAGCTGCTCCAGGCCGACGGTTCGCTCGGCGCGATCCTCTTCGGCGCCGCGCTGGGGGGTCGAGCCGTCCACGACACCCTCGACGTGCTCCAGCGTGGGTACGAGGCCCTGTTCGCCCCCAAGGCGAAGCGGCGCAGGATCAACGAGCTGTTGGCCGATCTGCGCGAGGTCGAGACCGAGCTCCAAGCGGTGGCGGTCTCGGCCGACACCTGGGCCGAGCTCACCGACCAGCGGCGACACGCCCTCGACCGCCTCGAGGAGCTTCGTCGGGCCAAGGTCGGGGTCGCCACCGAGCGCCACGACATCCAGCGGCTGCGATCCATCGCACCGATGCTGGTCAAGCGATCCGGACTCGAACACCAACTCGTCGACCTCCTGGCTGCCGGTCCGGTCGCGACCTCGGCCCAGGCCCAGGCCATCGATGCCGCGCTCGACGGCCGGAGCGGCGCGGTCAACCGCATCGACGAGCTGCGCGCCGAGGTCGCCCGTGTCCGCCGCCAGCACGACGAGGTGCCCGCCGACGACTCGGCGCTCGGGGTCGAGGCCGAGATCGAGCACCTGGCCGAACGCCTCACCCAGCTCCGCACCGACCTGGCCGACATCGACCGACTCGACCGTGCCCTCGCCGATGCCCCCAGCGCGGGCGACCTCCGCGTGCTCCGCGAAGCGATGACCGACACCGAGGGCGCCGCCGCGGCCCTCGATGGCCTCGCCGAGACCGACCGGCGCCTCGCCAGCCTCGACGCCGACATCACCACCCGCCTCACCCGCCTCGGGCTCGCCGCGGGCGATCGCGACGAGGTGCTCGCCCTCGACGTCCCCAGCGAGGCCGCCATCGACGAGGCCAGGTCCGGCGCCGAACAGCGTCGGGCACAGCGCCAGCACCTCCTCGCCCAGCTCGACAAGACCCGCCGGCACCTCGACACCACCACCGCGGAGATCGCCGAGCTGCGCGCCGGCGGCGACGTTCCCAGCATCGACCACCTGCACGCCGTCCGCGCCGAGCGCGACCAGGCGTGGGCGTTGGCCAGGGCCCGCCTCGTCGGCGAGGTCCATCCCGGCGACGACCCCGCCCGCAACGCCGAGGAGGTGGCCGACCTGGTCGCCGACCGGATCGCAGCGAGCGACACCGTGGTCGACGACCTCATGGCCGACACCGACCGGGCCACCCAGCTGGGCGCGCTGCAGGCCACCGAGGCCGGTGCTCGCTCGGAGGTCGCGCGCCTCGAAGGCGACATCGACGCCCTCGACGCCGAGGTCCGCGAAGCTGCTCACGCGTGGACCGGCCTGTGGCGGTCGGTCGGCACCACCCCGGAGGATCCGGGCGAGGGTGTGGCGTGGCGCAGCGAGTGGGGGAAGGTCTGCGAGCTCATCGCGTCCTGGAACCAGGTCGGAGCCGAAGCCGGCACCCGCCGCGACGCGGTCGGCGTCGCCACCGAGCGGATCCGCGCCGCGCTGGCGGGCATCGGCGAGACGGCAGGTCCCGACGCTGCCCTGCCCTCGCTGCGGGCCCGGGCCCAGGAGCTACTGACCGCGGCCGATGAGCGGCGAGCCGACGAGGCCCGCCTGGGCGAGGCCAGGCACCGGGTCGCCGAGGTTCGCGAACGGCTCGAACCGTTGCTGTCACTGCTCGGGTCCGCCGCCCACCGCCGCGCCGACGACGCCATCGCGGCGCTGCGCGACCTGCGTGACCGCCAACGTCGCGATCGCCAGCTGCGCGACGACCTCTCGTCGCAACTCGACCAGCTCGAGGAACAGCTTCAGGTGGCCGGTGCCGAGCGCGACCGCCACCAGCACGAGCTCGACGAGCTGGCGCGACAGCTCGGCGTCGACGCGGACGCGCTCCCCGACGTCAGTGAACGCTCGGCGCAGGTCGTCGAGCTGCGCCGGCAGCTCGACGACAACGAGGCGCTGGTCGTCGAGTCGGGCGGTGGCCTCGATCTCGATGCACTGCTCGACCGGAGCCGAGCCGCAGGCGACGACGCCGCGCTCGCGGGGCGGTTGACCGACCTCGACGAGCAGCTGCAGCGGCACGACACCGAGGTCGAACGGTTCAGCCGCCAGCTCGGCCAGCTCGAGGTCGACCTCGACCGGATCGACGGCGGCGATGCCGCGACCGACATCGAAACCCGCCGACAGGAGATCCTCGCCGAGCTGGGCGAGGCCGTCGAGGAGTACGCCGTTCTGCGGGTGGCCCACGGCCTGCTCGAACAGGTGGTGGCCGACGCGGGGTCTGGTCGGCACGACCAGCTGCTGGCTCGTGCCAGCCACTACTTCGCCGTGCTCACCAACGGCAGCTACACCGGGCTCGAGGTCGAGGCTCACGGCGACCAGAACCACGCCGTCGCGCTCCGGGCCGACGGCTCGCGCCTCTATCCCGCTGCCCTGTCCGATGGCACCCTCGACCAGCTCTGGCTGGCCCTTCGGCTGGCGGGCATCGAGCACCACCTCCACTCCCTCGGGCCCGTCCCGGTCGTCGTCGACGACGTGCTCGTGCACTTCGACGACCACCGCAGCTCCGCCGCGCTCGAGGCGCTGGGCGAGCTCGCCCAGCACACCCAGGTCGTTGTGCTCACCCACCATCCCCACACCGTCGAGCTTGCCCGGGCCCGTCTGGGTGACCAGCAGGTGCTGGTCACCCAGCTGGCCTCACGACCGGCCGAGGCGCCGGCCACGGTCACCTACATCGGCCAGGCCGATGCTGCCGCCTCCCCGCCGCCATCGGTGCCTGCTCCGCCCCCAGGCACGCCGGCGGCGCGCCGAGCGGGGAGCGACGACGCCTCGGCGGAACGGCTCCCCGGTCTCGCCGACGACGACCGCGACCGACTCGTCCGGGCGCTCTCCACGACCGAGTGGCGGGCCAAGTCCGAGGTCCTCGACCGCAGTGGCGTCAACGAGCGCCGTTGGGGAGCCCTCATCAGGTCCCTCGTCGCCGATGGCGTGGTGGAACAGGACGGCATCAAGCGGGGCGCGAGGTATCGGTTGGTGCCGACGGGCGATCAGTCGAGCGAGAACGGCGGGTAG
- a CDS encoding DUF4389 domain-containing protein has protein sequence MEPRTDLKLDAPLEMANWRPVVHWLLVLPHMIIAGALSSLGSAVALVSWFIIVFTGELPDGLAKLQCLVIRYQARAYSYLLWLREPYPAFDFSMTEDEPGGDPLSVTIRPQLTDRNRLTVGLRFIWVIPIAIFLALVILVGYVVAFVGFFVVLFTGRWPEGLRDFLVGVMRVGTRVTAYCYLLDDDYPPFSLD, from the coding sequence ATGGAACCGCGCACCGATCTGAAGCTGGACGCTCCCCTGGAGATGGCCAACTGGCGCCCGGTGGTGCACTGGCTGCTGGTGCTCCCCCACATGATCATCGCCGGCGCGCTCAGTTCGCTCGGCAGCGCGGTGGCGCTGGTCAGCTGGTTCATCATCGTGTTCACCGGAGAGCTCCCCGACGGGCTGGCCAAGCTCCAGTGCCTGGTGATCCGGTACCAGGCGCGCGCCTACAGCTACCTGCTGTGGCTGCGCGAGCCATACCCCGCCTTCGACTTCTCGATGACCGAGGACGAACCAGGGGGCGACCCGCTGTCGGTCACGATCCGGCCGCAGCTGACCGACCGCAACCGCCTCACCGTGGGTCTGCGGTTCATCTGGGTGATCCCCATCGCCATCTTCCTCGCGCTGGTCATCCTCGTGGGCTACGTGGTGGCCTTCGTCGGGTTCTTCGTCGTGCTCTTCACCGGGCGCTGGCCCGAGGGGCTGCGCGACTTCCTCGTGGGCGTGATGCGTGTGGGTACACGGGTGACCGCCTACTGCTACCTGCTCGACGACGACTACCCGCCGTTCTCGCTCGACTGA
- a CDS encoding class I SAM-dependent methyltransferase yields the protein MSTDTTSTDTSTDFATVKQRQQSSWSAGDYARIGVTLQIVGERLAESVEVVAGSRVLDAAAGNGNAALAAARRGCQVTAVDYVPELLDHLRQRAAADQLDVETRVEDIESLPLDDGSFDSVLSTFGVAFTPDHERAAAELTRLCRPGGRIGLANWTPDSFVAAMLRTIGGYVAPPAGVRSPIEWGTEAHLQELFANSLQDLETVERTFVFRYRSPEHFVDVFRTLYGPMVKAFESLDTDGAAALTSDLIALCEASDTSDERGGLRIPSPYLEAVLTTSA from the coding sequence ATGAGCACCGACACCACCAGCACCGACACCAGCACCGACTTCGCCACGGTCAAACAGCGTCAGCAGTCCAGTTGGTCCGCCGGCGACTACGCCCGGATCGGTGTCACCCTCCAGATCGTCGGCGAGCGCCTCGCCGAGTCGGTCGAGGTCGTCGCCGGCTCCCGGGTCCTCGACGCGGCCGCCGGCAACGGGAACGCGGCGCTCGCCGCTGCCCGGCGCGGCTGCCAGGTGACCGCGGTCGACTACGTCCCCGAACTGCTCGACCACCTCCGCCAGCGCGCGGCCGCCGACCAGCTCGATGTCGAGACCCGTGTCGAGGACATCGAGTCGCTCCCCCTGGACGACGGGAGCTTCGACTCGGTGCTGTCCACCTTCGGCGTCGCCTTCACCCCCGACCACGAGCGGGCCGCGGCCGAGCTGACCCGCCTCTGTCGACCCGGGGGACGGATCGGGCTGGCCAACTGGACCCCCGACAGCTTCGTGGCGGCGATGCTGCGCACCATCGGCGGCTACGTCGCCCCACCCGCGGGCGTCCGGTCCCCGATCGAGTGGGGAACCGAAGCTCACCTTCAGGAGCTCTTCGCCAACTCGCTGCAAGACCTGGAGACCGTCGAGCGCACCTTCGTCTTCCGGTACCGCTCTCCCGAACACTTCGTCGACGTGTTCCGCACCTTGTACGGCCCGATGGTCAAGGCCTTCGAGTCCCTCGACACCGACGGAGCGGCCGCCCTCACCTCGGACCTGATCGCGCTCTGCGAGGCCAGCGACACCTCCGACGAGCGCGGCGGCCTGCGCATCCCCAGCCCGTATCTCGAAGCCGTGCTCACGACCAGCGCCTGA
- a CDS encoding cupin domain-containing protein, with protein MEPDLTIQPTVLSPAEIDQLPVVPLGDIEGVSHRVLWQDGTSMAGVLTVAAGHELGAHTHRQNHHHIWVLAGEAEMLGQVVGPGSYVHVPAGVEHNTDARATEGCTIYYLYIRPAT; from the coding sequence GTGGAACCCGACCTGACCATCCAACCGACCGTGCTCTCCCCGGCCGAGATCGACCAGCTCCCCGTCGTGCCCCTGGGCGACATCGAAGGCGTCAGCCACCGCGTGCTGTGGCAGGACGGCACCTCGATGGCCGGGGTGCTCACGGTGGCGGCCGGCCACGAGCTCGGAGCCCACACCCACCGCCAGAACCACCACCACATCTGGGTGCTTGCCGGCGAGGCCGAGATGCTCGGCCAGGTCGTGGGGCCCGGGTCATACGTGCATGTCCCCGCCGGGGTCGAGCACAACACCGATGCCCGCGCCACCGAGGGATGCACGATCTACTACCTCTACATCCGACCGGCCACCTGA
- a CDS encoding GGDEF domain-containing protein produces MTDDVEDPEPSEDQVPAAVFDATRALLWVDAASDARHVAADLVNGLGGEVVPASAEHPHSIPADISFGDGEPLLPAAPAGSTARTALDRYLARFLLDAHRAIELASRTQRLTEAATTDLLTGLPNRRILTRALGRLEGDDTVIMIDLDEFKEVNDTLGHEVGDDVLRAFGAVLMSTVRARDLVGRFGGEEFMVVVAPPVGADAFLHRLRAEWTASRPLTVTFSAGIAHHTGDAHTTIRRADDALYQAKREGRDRWVWATPLPAATASTGIDEDPDPTDR; encoded by the coding sequence GTGACCGACGACGTGGAAGACCCCGAACCGAGCGAGGACCAGGTGCCCGCCGCGGTCTTCGACGCGACCCGCGCCCTGCTGTGGGTCGACGCGGCGTCCGATGCCCGCCATGTGGCCGCGGATCTGGTGAACGGCCTCGGCGGCGAGGTCGTGCCCGCCAGTGCGGAGCATCCCCACTCGATTCCAGCCGACATCTCCTTTGGCGACGGCGAACCACTGCTGCCCGCCGCTCCCGCGGGTAGCACCGCCCGCACCGCACTCGACCGGTACCTGGCGAGGTTCCTCCTCGACGCCCACCGGGCGATCGAGCTGGCGTCACGCACCCAACGCCTCACCGAGGCAGCCACCACCGACCTGTTGACCGGGCTTCCGAACCGGCGCATCCTCACCCGGGCCCTCGGCCGCCTCGAAGGCGACGACACCGTGATCATGATCGACCTCGACGAGTTCAAGGAGGTCAACGACACGCTGGGGCACGAAGTGGGCGACGACGTGCTCCGGGCGTTCGGCGCGGTGCTGATGTCGACGGTACGGGCCCGCGACCTGGTCGGCCGCTTCGGGGGCGAGGAGTTCATGGTGGTGGTTGCACCGCCAGTGGGAGCCGACGCGTTCCTGCACCGGCTCCGGGCCGAGTGGACCGCATCACGACCACTGACCGTCACCTTCTCGGCCGGCATCGCCCATCACACCGGCGACGCCCACACCACCATCCGCAGGGCCGACGACGCCCTCTACCAAGCCAAGCGCGAGGGCCGCGACCGCTGGGTGTGGGCGACCCCGCTTCCGGCGGCGACCGCGTCGACCGGCATCGACGAGGATCCCGACCCGACAGACAGGTGA
- a CDS encoding LuxR C-terminal-related transcriptional regulator, with protein MGVDALTTPRDALARHDWRAAHEAAVAASPLAGAAEAERLELLAEASWWLGRLAECTEAREQAHRIFDDLGDVRRAGQCAVWLYEHYGMQCRPTIAGAWLRRARRSLVELPDSPEYHALLLREVEVTHGEGRLEEATEVARHVVDVSRQQQWRNLEAEALQALGRLLIDRGEVIDGLAQLDEAMLSAVEGRLGPYATGKVYCSLVTACEELGDMRRAAEWTEATARWAQQHPFTIFPGICRVHRAAALGWRGELAVAEQEADKACTELIDIHVPNAAAAYATVGDIRRRLGDLDGAERAFASAEELCGRPCGGLALLQLTDGRSDVAARTIQRALEEQPWNRLARAELLPAQVEIAVEVGDLATAAAALRDLESVGEDFDVAWLGAAAESARARIQLAEGDLDAACVTARRAVERWQGLEVPYEEATARVLLARALRASGDEGAAAVALDAAAAMFADIGARFDLSQSDDRPASAEVPAGLTGREIEVLRLVAAGCTNKGIAAELQVSSKTVSRHLSNIFAKIDVSSRSAATAFAFEHHLVDARR; from the coding sequence TTGGGCGTCGATGCCCTCACCACACCGCGAGATGCGTTGGCTCGCCACGACTGGCGGGCCGCCCACGAGGCCGCGGTCGCCGCTTCCCCGCTCGCAGGTGCCGCCGAGGCCGAGCGCCTGGAGCTGCTGGCCGAGGCGTCGTGGTGGTTGGGCCGACTCGCCGAGTGCACCGAGGCACGCGAGCAGGCCCACCGGATCTTCGACGATCTGGGCGACGTCCGGCGTGCCGGTCAGTGCGCGGTGTGGCTCTACGAGCACTACGGGATGCAGTGCCGGCCCACGATCGCCGGTGCATGGCTGCGCCGGGCCCGCCGCTCGCTTGTCGAGCTTCCCGACAGCCCCGAGTATCACGCGCTGCTGCTGCGCGAGGTCGAGGTGACCCACGGCGAGGGCCGGCTGGAGGAGGCGACCGAGGTGGCGCGACACGTCGTCGACGTCAGCCGGCAGCAGCAGTGGAGGAACCTCGAGGCCGAGGCGCTGCAGGCGCTCGGGCGCCTCCTCATCGACCGGGGCGAGGTCATCGACGGCCTGGCCCAGCTCGACGAGGCCATGCTCTCTGCCGTCGAGGGTCGTCTCGGCCCCTACGCCACGGGGAAGGTGTACTGCAGCCTCGTCACCGCCTGCGAGGAGCTCGGTGACATGCGGCGGGCGGCGGAGTGGACCGAGGCCACCGCGAGGTGGGCTCAACAACATCCCTTCACCATCTTCCCCGGGATCTGCCGGGTGCACCGGGCCGCGGCCCTCGGATGGCGGGGCGAGCTGGCCGTCGCCGAGCAGGAGGCCGACAAGGCCTGCACCGAGCTGATCGACATCCACGTCCCCAACGCGGCCGCCGCCTACGCCACCGTCGGCGACATCCGCCGCCGGCTCGGTGATCTCGATGGTGCCGAACGGGCTTTCGCCTCCGCCGAGGAGCTGTGCGGCCGCCCCTGTGGCGGCCTCGCGCTGCTGCAGCTCACCGACGGTCGGTCCGACGTCGCGGCCCGGACGATCCAGCGGGCGCTCGAGGAACAGCCCTGGAACCGGCTCGCCCGAGCCGAGCTGCTCCCGGCCCAGGTCGAGATCGCGGTGGAGGTCGGCGACCTGGCCACGGCCGCCGCCGCGCTCCGCGACCTCGAGTCGGTGGGGGAGGACTTCGATGTGGCGTGGCTTGGAGCCGCCGCGGAGTCGGCCCGGGCGCGGATCCAGCTCGCCGAGGGTGATCTCGACGCGGCGTGCGTGACCGCCCGGCGGGCCGTCGAGCGGTGGCAGGGCTTGGAGGTCCCCTACGAGGAGGCGACCGCCCGTGTCCTGCTGGCGCGGGCGCTGCGTGCGTCCGGCGACGAGGGCGCGGCGGCGGTCGCCCTCGACGCCGCCGCGGCGATGTTCGCCGACATCGGTGCCCGGTTCGACCTGTCGCAGTCCGACGACCGGCCCGCGTCGGCGGAGGTGCCGGCAGGCCTCACGGGTCGTGAGATCGAGGTGCTGCGCCTGGTGGCCGCGGGCTGCACCAACAAGGGGATCGCCGCCGAGCTACAGGTCAGCTCCAAGACCGTGTCGCGGCACCTGTCGAACATCTTCGCCAAGATCGACGTGTCGTCGCGCTCGGCGGCCACCGCGTTCGCCTTCGAGCACCACCTGGTCGACGCCCGGCGCTGA